DNA sequence from the Remersonia thermophila strain ATCC 22073 chromosome 2, whole genome shotgun sequence genome:
tggccgacGACTcggctttggcggcggcggccttgacggccttggccggggcggccttgGTGCTCTTGGTCTTGCCcatggtggatggatggaaagAAAGGGAGGAAGAAAGACGCGCAGTTCTCTTGGATGCGCGAAGGGGAAGCGGATGAAGAGTTGGAAGGAAGAATGTGAAAATTTggagggaagaagggaagaagggaagaaaagaagacgCGAAGGTAGCAGGGAAAAGTGGCTGGGCCGCTGATAAGAGCCGACATCAGAAATTTCCAGCTTATCGGAAAATTTCAGCGGGGCCCGCGGGCGGTGAAACGACGCCAAGGCTGAGGAAAGAGTggggtcggcgacgtgggAGCCTTTGGGCCTGGAAATCCAGGCATCGAGATGACTAGTTACCCACGAATGCTGGGGGACCCGCTTGGCCCGTGCGGGCTGGTCTCCTGTGAGCAGCATTCCAGAGCATCACATCACAGCACCTCCCGATCTCATCGGTTCGTCTCGGGTGCGCAACGCCATTGCTGGaccgaccccgacccgacACGcctcccgtcgtcgtccagcaaAGACTCTACCACAGCGGCCAACACGCAAGAACCTTCGCCGGGCAGCCAACCCGCCGAGCAAGAAATCCAGCATGCCGACTCCCGAGTCCGAGGCCTtcctggccaagaagcccaaggtTCCCCCCACCTTTGACGGGGTCGACTACAACGACACGGCGGCCCTCaaggcggcgcaggacgcCATCATCCGCGAGCAATGGGTGCAGGTCATGATGGCGCGGCTCGTGCGGGAGGAGCTGAGCAAGTGCTACTACCGGGAGGGCGTCAACCACCTGGAGAAGTGCGGCCGGCTGAGAGGTTCGTGGGTTTGCTTTGCTTTCGGGAAAAGAGGATCGACCAGACAGGATTCTGGGGCGTGCAAGATGCGCAAGAGGGCGAACGTGCTAACGCTGCGGTGCAGAGCGGTACCTTGAGCTgctcaagacggccaagaTCAAGGGTTATTTGTTCCAACAGCAGAACTACTTGACCAACAACGGGCAGACGCAGCAATGATTGCGACGTTGGCATGACGGACGGGCTGGCATTGGGTAGGACGCTGGTCCATGGAGAGGGAATTGCGTCTGGAGAGGGCTTTGAACGCTTCGTCAGGACGATCTtccgggtggtggtggtggtggtggtggtggagagagAAATAGCCCGGCGCGATGCCAGGACCGGACTGTTGTACATACGAGCAATTGAATCTGTGAACCGAACCCTGCCCAAGCTTTGCACGAGTCTAAACTTAGGAGCAGATGTACTGTACATTATTcattttgtttttttttctctctctctcttcttggTGAATTGCTGTCAGCGTTCTTATCCCGCATTCCTGGATGGGCTCCAACTGAGCCAACCCTTGTTTTGCTGTCGACGTCCGTCTATCAATTGCACAGTTGGCGCATGTCGCCCGCCGTAGAAATTTTTACTGTGTAAACCGTACCATCCAATCCGACCCGCATTCTCGCTGGAACTTCACCACCCACACACCCCCCAGCCTCCATACCTCGAACCACAACCTCTCTCGAGATTCCCACCCACCTCGCCATTGCAGCCCCATGATCTGCCGAACCTGTCTCCGACGAGCCGCGGGGCTCGCAGCCCGCCCGATCGCCGGCCACCCGCTGGCGCGAACCTCGGCAGCCCTCCCATCAATAATAACAGGCGCCTctccagcagccgccccGTCGCGATCCTTGACCACCACCCTTCCCGCCCGCaacgccgccccctccccggcggccgctgcgcccgcagccgccgccgccgccgccgccgaatcGACGTCTGCGCCACCCAACCTCACTCCGATCCCCGGCGAGACcaagccgcagcagcagcaacagcaaacgcccatctcgtcctgccccgccggcaccgtGCTCAACGGGCTCAACTACTTCAAGGGCAAGAGCGATCCCGTGGCGCTCCCGGACGAGGAATACCCGGAGTGGCTGTGGCGGTGCCTGGAGGTGCAGAAGAAGACGGActcgacggccgagacggatGCGGGGGATGAGTTTTGTAcgtctctcttttttttttctttccttgtTGTCTTTTGcctcttttctttcccttGACCgttcaccaccaccgcataTGGAATGCAACAACATCCTCCCTTCCTACTCCTTCCtaccccccttcctcctccctctccttctcctctcccGCTGGCACTGTTTCTgttccccttcctcttcctgcgTTCCTGCCGCTAACatcctttcccctcccccctctctccagCCAAATCCAAaaagcagcgccgcctggccctcaagcgccagcgcgccgccgaggcgcgcatGCTGGCCACGGGCGACCTGGAGGCGCTCGTCCCCAAGGTGCCGCTCCAGAAGCAGTCGGTCAACCTGCCGGCCGCGGAGCCCGGCAACGTGGCGCAGGCGATCGAGGCGCACGaccagcgcgaggagctgcgccggGCCATGCGCAAGGAGCGGAGggccaagatcaaggagacCAACTACCTCAAGGCCATGTAAGGAGGAGGCACGATGGGCAGGCAggctggctggttggctGGTTGACAGGCATGCTGGCTGGGCGGTGGGTGGAGGAACAGGCGGTGCCAGAAGCGGGTGGCAGAGTACTTTTGCTGCGTTCTTCATGAAGTAGACGAAGGCGCCTCTATAGATGTGTACAACACCTTGTATTGTATGTACCCCAAGCCATGTTGACGAAGAATAATCACGTGTGCatcatgacgacgacgacgacgacgacgatgatgatgcgcTGTGGCGTGTAGCCTGCCCATGATCCTTTTGAACTGCCTACCGTACCTGAACGTAACCTATGCAATCCAtaccccccaccccccccttgccAATCTAACAGAAGCCAGCGCAACCCTCGTGCGCCTCAAAAAACGCCGTGACTAATGTCCCATCCCTGAAccgaaagaaaaaaagaaaaaaaaacaaccccGGATCCTCCGAGAGTGCATTAATCCTCCTCTGTCTCCCCAATGGCCGACATCTTGAGGAGAATTTCCGACTTGACGTTCCGAATGTTCCCCTCCAGCCGCTTCCGCATGATGGGCTGCTgcgacgccgccagctggTCCTCGTACGACTTGAGTTGCTTCTTGAGGGTGGCGATCTCGTTGCGTATGGCCGCcacctcttcgtcctcgtccccttcctcgtcgtcttcgtcgtcctcgtcctcgtcgtcctcgtcgtccccgtcctcttccgagacgtgctcctcggcctcgtcgacctcgtcgccggccgcttcctcgtcggcctgcggcGCAGGCGtgctggcgttggcggtgCCGGGGGTGACGCCGTCAGCCCCGAAGCCGGGCGTGTCGACCATgggcgtctcggccgtctcgaggaactcggcctcgagggcggcgtcgtcgagctcgaggtcctcctcttcctcctcctcggcctggtgctgggaggcggcggcgttgccaaAGTAgtcgtccacctcgccctcggcgtcctcctccgagtcttctccctcgtcgtcctcgtcggccgtgtcctgccgccggcggttgTCGATCCACTCGATGCGGGTGCTGACGgcctcgcggtcggcggccagcaggcgctcgacctcggcctccttgttCTTGATCTCGAGCTTGCTGAGGCGCTTGCGGAAGCGGCGGTTGCGCGCGTCGTGCATGGGCGGGGTGATGCCGTGCGGCCAGCGGTGGCcgtgctcgacggccttgggggGCGGGACCGTCCTGGCCTCTGCCTCGTTGGCCACGGGCGCGAAGACGAGCAGCATCTGGCAGATGTCGGCCGACTTGACCATTGACTTTTTGTCCCACGTCTTCATGCCCTCCGTGATGGTGGGCAGGTCcagcaggatggcggcgaacATCTGCCCCTTgaccgtgacggcggcgcggcggccctcgtcgtcgagccacTTCATCGAGAAGTCGGCTCCGCCCTGGGACGGGGGCACGCCGATCAGGCGGGCGTTGATCATCTGGCGGACATATTCGCAGTGCTCGCCGGGCAGCATGCGGAAGAGGAACTGCTCTTCGATGACGGGGTCCACCTCGCGGTCCTCGGCTTCCGAGTCGTagccctcgccgagcggctTGTGCGgggggcggccgacggccttCACCTTGAGCGTGGGCTGCCGAACGAGgcccggcgtggccggcTTGAGGGTGATCTTTGTCTTTTTGGCCTGGTGCTGACCGCCGTCTGCCGAGGCGCCAGGTCCGTCGTTGTTTtggtcgtggtcgtctcTCGCTCGCTTCTTGGCCGTTGGCTTGGAGATCCTCCCCGACTTGGTCTGAGCGGGCGAATCGATGGCGGGGCcgtcagcagcaacagcagcggaggcggcggcggtggtggtggtgatggtggtggtggtggtggtggtggtggtggcggggggCCGAGGTGTTGCGTTGGGGCGAGCGTCTGCGGGTGTCTGAGGTTGCGACTTGGTGACAAGCTTGATCTTTGGCGGTCCTTGGGAGGGAGTGGCGGGTGAAGCCGAGTTGGGGCCAAGGCCAGAGATGCTGATGGAGCTGCTCGTGATCTTGAGGCTCGGGAGCCGCTTGAGCTGGGACTGCGGTGTTTGCTCCATCTTGTCGGATGCCCCAAAGGGACAAGACCTAAGCACTGTCGGGAATCAAAGGGCAGACGTgagaaaaaacaaaaacaaaaaaaaaggaagtAGCGATGTGTTGCCGACGTCACGGTCGGACAACACGTGGGAACCGTCTGATGCGTGGTGGAAGCTCCGAGCGCAGGGGGGGGCCGACGGTCGGGGTGGTCGCGGGAGCGCAATCTGAAATGAGACGATCCGAGACTTCTTTGTATCGTAACTGGACGTGTGTCGGGTCCTCTGCGAGGGAATTTGGAGAGAAAGATCCCTTTGAGCTGGGTGGGCGGCGCAGGAAAGAGGTGGTCGTTGGCTTCGCAGCTCTCCAATGCGACGCGCTGCGCTTGCGAGGTCGCGCATGCCGAACGATGACCCGGCAGAAAGTTCTTGGCAGTGGAGTCGGAAGCGGTATGGACCTACTACTAAGGCACCTCAGCGGGCCAGAACCGCTGTGGGGCATTCAGTCCAGAGGGGGGGTCCTCAGAGAGTTCCTGGTCATGGACGAAAAACAATCAGCCATCAGCTTTGGGGAACTCAATTCAACGGCCCGAATGGATGAAGAATAAGCCTGGAGGTTCCTTGAATCAAACCACCACATGCAGATTTTCCCCATTCTCTAAGCTGCTACCAACCTTCCATTCCTATTTTTCATTTCGTCGTGCTTTTTCTTCATTTGGTTCGTTTTTGTTTTATTATTATTCTTCAGCTACCTGcttaggtaggtacctaccaaCCTATTGTTCCTATTGATGAACAGCgcacagtacgcagtaggtgcCTTAATACCTTACTCtgtactatactgtgtaagctgaggtaaggtaggtacccGCGACAGCCCAGGTTCACCGACGCCAAGGGCCCACTTCGCCGAGCGCATGGAAGTGGACTCAAACGCCGTCAACATCAACACCCAAAACACCGAAGGCTGGTCGCTCGACGCCCGTCACCCAACAAGAAACGCCGAGCCCAAGCACGGAGCTGACCTTGACACCTCGGCCTGACCTCCTCTTGTCGTGATGGGGATGCAGCTGCGGGTTCGCGCAGCGCAAGCATAGGATTGGTGACGCGCGAGTCGGGGAAGTGAGACCCAAGAGGTTGATGAGACGCCGAGCAGGTTGTGAAGCTGCAGGATTTCAGCGTTCCAGGCCGGACGGGACTCGGCTTTCGCTCGCAACGACTCGACCCAGATCTTTGTGCCTCTCTTTTGTCTCTCCTCGGGCATCACCGGCTGCCCTCTTCGTCCCTCTCTTCGATTCCCGGCACACCGCGTCGCTCCTCCTTCATCAACCATCAACCACACGCGGTCTCGGCCAGGCCTATCTCAGCTTCACCTTCACAACTCCAACAAGGCCGCATCTTGTTTGAAAACATCAACCGAAAATGACGCCACCCCCGCCCTTATTTCACGCCTTCCTCcggcccgccgtcctccagatccttcgcgccgccggctaTCACGGCGCAAGGACGTCGGTTTTGGACTCCATCACCGATCTCGCGGCCCGCTATTTCTTGCACCTCTGCCAGCTGACGGCCCTCTACGCAACacacaacagcaacggcaTCATACTCAACGACGACATATCCCCCTTTGACTTTGAGCTGGCCCCGCCCGGGCTCCCGCCTGCCACCAACGGCGACACCACCGCAGCCGtggccaacggcgacggggccggcggctcaTTACCGACCCCTCCGCCTGCAGCAGTATCGCCATccgatgctgctgctgctgctgctgcttctaCCGCTGCTACTGCTACCGCTTCGTCCCAGCGTGTCCTCTGCCCTCCTGTGCCCACGCCAACCATCGTCGATGTGCGAATGGCCCTGCAACGAGCTGGCGCGCTGCTCCCCGAGCGACTGCCCGAAGAGCAGGCctacctcggcgaggaggatatGCGTGGCGTCGATGCGTTCATTGCGTGGGCCATGGGCCCGGTGAACCGCGAGATCAAGAGGATCGCTCTGGACGGGAATGATGAGGCAACGGATTATCTAGATGGTGGGCTCTTTCCCTTGCTTCTCTCTCACGAACACAGATGCGCTGACGCCGGCTCCAgccctcaagaagaagcacaGCAAAAATGACGACGACTCCAAGTACCTCGGCACCCTGCTCGGCCGCAGCATCGACCATGGCGACGTcgtggtcgagggcggcgagttCCCGAGCATCGCTGCGTGggaggagaagcggcggcaggcggcaCAGCTACCTaccccgcctccgccatcgccgcggcagcTGAAGCTGAAGCTGCAAAGGCGGCAAGAAGAGCAATCCCGCCAGCAACAACCCGATGCCGAAGATGAAGGccccaacggcaacggcgaaGATGCCGCAGATCCGAACGattcccgcccgcccagctcCGGGCTTAGCTCGCTTGGAGATCGCAGCATTGCCGAGGAGATGGATCTGTCCTAGAAGGACGCGGACCCAATggctccgcggcgaggaaaGCCTGTGAGACTTGCTGTTGccactgctgctgctgctgctgctggggagcGGGATCCGAGCCCGGATCGCCatccccatcgtcgtcgtcgtcgtcgttgtcgtcgtcgtcgtcatctgTATGACCGCaatgacgaggatggcgaccaTCTTCTTGGTCATCTTCAGGATACGGTTGCTGAAGCTGCTCCTTCGCCGGGGATGGAAACAGAAACAGAAACGGAGACAGAAACAGAAACGGAAACGGAAACAGAAACGGAAACGGAAACGGAAACGGAAACGGAAATGGAAATGGAAATGGAAATGGAAGTGGAAATGGAAATGGAAATGGAAATGGAGCTGGGCATGGACGAGGCTCAGCCCCCGACCGCCGATTTCTCCCTACCGGAGATCGAcatggaggaggcgccggtgGCTGCGACGGTGGCGGGCAAGAACTGGATCCCAACGGCTATCACCACGGCTGTTTTGGCAGAAGCGTACAAGATCCAACCTCCCGCTGCTTCCCTCCCGGACATGATGGAGATGGGGACCGAggcggacgccgacgccgacgccgacggggccgaaacccagccgccgcctcccgccgttTCGCCGCCGggacagcagccgccgccgccgcggacaGGAAAGGCACgcaaggagaaaaagaagacgCGGCCGCATTCGCAACAGCAGCGAGTCCGGCATCGCAGCCTCCGGAGCCGTCAGCCCGAGGTGGTGCGCCAGACGCGGCGCAGGGTCTACACCCAGGGGGGCAAGGAAAGCGGGGTTGTGACCAAGGAGCGGCGAGGATAGCGTTTAGCGTTCGTTTACGGGGCTCCAGGAGGGACAGGGGGTGGGCGACGGGTGGATGGGATATCCAAACggctggggagggggtgaacaaagaagaagaagggctTGATGATCACGGcgcgcggggcgggggggctTCCCCTGTGGAATACCTCTTGTATGCTAGAGCGAGGGGACGGGAGACGAAAAAAACCAAAGGGAAGAACGAGGCGAGAGAGAATGTCACGCAACCACGATATATAATAATGGAATCGGTACACCCAAGCCATTGTAGGAGCCCTATCCTGCGTATGGCCCATTTCCTGACTCCCGAGGACCTAGACAACCAGGTTCGCAAAGCAATAAACAACATGGCCGTTCCTCCTCTCACCtcccaacctccctcccttccgaCACCCTGTCCAAATTAAACGCCGCGCTGATGAGCGCCAGGTGGCTAAACGCTTGCGGGGTGTTGCCCAATTGCTCGCCTCCTCTCGAGATCTCCTCGGAGAACATGGTGAGGTGGTTCGAAAAGCCGAGCATGTTTTCGAACAAGTTGATGGCGCGCGCCAGGTAGCGGGGCTCgtagacggcggcgcgggtcaTGGCTTCGACCAGCCAGAACGTACACATGCTGAAagcgccctcgcggccgccgacaccTAACGGGTCAGAAGGTGATGGGTTGACGTCAGCAaggggcgaggaggagaagcggccCGCAACGTCGGTCCTTCACCCGTGGACAGAAAAGAGGGCCCGACAcgggaggaaaaaaaagaaaagggaagcggggggtggaggggaaaCCATGACGGGGATGCTTACCATCTTCCGCCACGTCGGTATCGTAGCGGTATACCAGACCCGTGCTGGTCAGGCCGCCCTTTTCCGGGGGCAGCATGATGCGGTCCATGGTGCTGAGGAAGCGGGGGTCGTTGGGGGAGATGAAGAAGACGAGCGGGGCGATGAGGACCGAGGCGTCGAGCACGGTGCGGCTCTCGTAGCTCTGGACGAAGCACTTCATGTCGTCGTTCCACGCCTTTTCCATGATCTCCTCGTAGAGCGAGTCGCGCGCCGCGAGCCAGCGGGCGCGGTTCGGGCAGGGAAAGTTTCGCTTGTccgccagccgcagcccgcGGTCAAAGGCCACCCACAGCATGATCTTGCTGTAGGTAAAGTTCTGCTTGTTGTTTCGGACCTCCCAGATGGACATGTCGGGCTCGTGCATGATGGTGAGGACGTAGTCGAGCATGCGGCGCACCGAGCACCAGAGGTCCCAGTGGATGGGCTTGCCGTACTTGTTGTACAGATAAATGGCATCCATGAGCTCGCCGTAGATGTCAAACTGCTGGTggaaggcggcgccgttgccgatgCGTACGGGCTTGCTACCCCGGTAGCCGTCGAgatgcagcagctcgcgctcgggTATGTCGGTCTCGCCGCGGATGGTGAACATGATGGGcaagccgccgtcggccacgcGCGACTGCACGAAGCGCTCGCTGATGAAGCCCATGTaggcgtcggcctcctccttgaagCCCAAGCGCAGCAGGATGTAGATGGTGAAGCTGGAGTCGCGAACCCAGGAGAATCGGTAGTCCCAGTTCCTGATGCGAGGGTGAGCCTTCTGGCCACGGGGGTTGCGCGGAGGACGAAAGAAAACCTACCGGACACCTCCAATGTCCTCGGGGATGGAGAAGGTCGGGGCGGCAATGATGGCGCCCGTGGGCTCGTACGTCATGAGCTTGAGAATCATGAGGCTGCGCGAGACGACTTCGCGCCAGCGGCCCTTGTACTTGCTGCGCGAGATCCAGTTGTACCAGTAGGTTTGCGTGTCGTGCTGTTGGGTATCAAGCACGGCCGTGGTGATGTTCTCGGTGATGTGATTGTCGCTATCATTGCGCAGAACAAAGGAcacggcctggccctcgcggATGTCGATGCGGGCGACGATGCCCTCGCCCAGCATGCCGGGGCGGGATTGTTTCTCAAAACGAACGACGGGCCAGGTCTggtcgcgctcctcgtcgccacgGTCAATGGTGACGTCGAGCTGAAGCTTTACGTTGCGGCTGTGAAATGTCGCCGTCTTGCTCCTTTTGCTGTGGGGGAGGCCCTCTTCcaggaggatggtggtggtatgAGGCTCCGTGGCGTAGTCAAAGGCCGGGAATATCTCCACGTCTAAGCGTGGCTTCAGTTAGCCTtcaccatcccccccccccctgcttcTCATCACGGACGGAGCGGGGAGAATGCTCAAGCTACGAACCCAGCTGTAAACGGCCGCGGATGCACTCTACACGACGCACAAGCCATCGcttgagctcctcctggACGCTGGTCATCTCGCGATAGGCGCCCTGCTTGGGCCCCTTGGCAAGAACCTTTGCGTTCTTGGGCCGGGGGAAGAAgtcgacgacatcgacgacgccgtcctcgtggATGTAGCGAGTCTGGAGGATGTTGGAGGACGGCAGATACTGCTGCTTGGTGGTACAATGGAGGTGGGGAGCTGGCTGGATGGCAAAGTGACCTCCTTTGTCTTTGTCGAGAAGGCGACAAAAGACCGACGGGGAGTCGAACTCAGGCCTGAGGGGGTCAGCCAGTGAGACGCATCACTCACCCCCTCCGGGActcgggagggaggaagcaCATACCAGCACATGAAGTCGACGCTGCCATCCATGCCGACCAGGGCGCATGTTCTCATGTTGCCGATCAAGCCGTAGTCCTCAATGGGCAGATATCCCGTGCCATGCCTCTGCTGGTCGCTGGGGCTCTGCTTGGGGCACTGTCCGGCCATGGTGAGAGGTGAGAGAGCTTAGCGTCTCAGTATCGCTCCAAGTCTTCGAGGTTCTAGGCCGAGCGTGAGGTGACGCTCGCTatcccggcgccgtcctgaATGCCTCTCTTTGTAGGGGGGAGGTCCGAGGGGCTTGAGGCTCGATAAGACCGATGACGCAACAAAGCAGGATCACTCGTGTCCTATGAGATAGACAACCCTCGAGAGCTACGGAGCCGggagaagaaagaagagCTACGAGGagccgcgaggagctgcggaaATATTATATCGACTTCCCAGCACGAGACAAGACCGACGACCTGGGACCAGCCCCGCATTCCCTCCCTCTGCTACCATTGGGCTGGGGGGTCTAGGAATACCGAGAGCTGGAGCAGGTGGGATGCCGTGGATGGCACGCTTGGATGCGGGATGCAGCGAGTCAGCCACCGACCGCAAAACTACATCTTGCTCGGGCTGAGGTGTCGCCGAGTTGGGAGGTCGGAGCGCGAGTCCTTCCAGGTTCCCCCCGTTGTGACGTCCTTGGAGATGAGCAACGGGCAGCGCTTCCCGGGTTCCACGGATCCGAACAGGAAGCCGTTTCCGTTCCAAGATTTCCTACTCTTTTCTTTGCCTTCTACATTTCCATCCGAGGTCATGTGGTGGAGCTCTCGGTTGCTTGTGCCAGGTTCTATGCAATGCATGCACCGGGCACTTAGATAGTACCTACACACCTCAAGTCTCCTCCATCCACGTCttccaagctggccgagcaccCGGATGGCCGAACTGAAGCGTTTTTGTTCCGAAGAATAGAAAGAACTGGCGCCCATTGATTCCACGCGTGCATGTTTCGGAACACAACATCCAAGCACTGGCCACGCAGTACTATAGATGCGGACGCTTACACATGACATTGCATATCCCCCATGTCATACATACGGTACGGTACTGTACTATACTAGTACACTACTGCAGCACGTACTCTCATTGTCTCCTTGTCATAACTCCCTTGCTGCGGAGGTACCTTGAGAACTGAGGCACGTGTGCTGCACGACGTACATAGTAGCCCTGTCGTCCCGACCCGCCAtgacaacctggaaggtcATTTCGTCATCATTGACAGAGCACTTGGTAATCTTATCGCAGAGCCCACACACCCCATCCGTCAATGGCCAGGTCCTCAAATGCAGACCGACCGATTGAATCGCAGCTGTCTTCCATTGTCTGAGCTGCCGCCTTCTACAGCACAGAAGAGTCTACCTGAAGCCCCCATGAACCAATCTTGTAAGTACCGTCAACACCGTCCGAGTTTCAACGCTCCCAGCGTATtgagcccccccccccagaaaaaaaataaaaaaataaaaaaaatGCAGGTTGCCGATCGGTGCATTGGTCCAAGTTGGCAGCAGCCGATTGACACTGTTCGGTTTCAAGTGACCGCTCTCAGCCAGGTGGCGTCGGGCCTTGGCTCTTCCCCCTTACCGAGCGCCTCAGCTGGCACCACCTGGCGCAGCTCCACCCCGGCGCCAGGGCCCTGGTCATCCGACACTCTTGACACCAATCCCAGCGCGCCGTTCGTGCCTCGACCACTCCACCCTGCGCTTCTGGTCTCCTGGGCATCCCAGACATCGCAGGGCAGCCAACGTTAGCCCGCTCCATCAATTGGCCTCCCCCGGAACGCTATGAAGCC
Encoded proteins:
- a CDS encoding mitochondrial 54S ribosomal protein mL54, which translates into the protein MICRTCLRRAAGLAARPIAGHPLARTSAALPSIITGASPAAAPSRSLTTTLPARNAAPSPAAAAPAAAAAAAAESTSAPPNLTPIPGETKPQQQQQQTPISSCPAGTVLNGLNYFKGKSDPVALPDEEYPEWLWRCLEVQKKTDSTAETDAGDEFSKSKKQRRLALKRQRAAEARMLATGDLEALVPKVPLQKQSVNLPAAEPGNVAQAIEAHDQREELRRAMRKERRAKIKETNYLKAM